From the genome of Microbispora sp. ZYX-F-249, one region includes:
- a CDS encoding response regulator transcription factor, whose translation MITIAVIDDHALFREGLREILEAQDDFEVVGEAGDSHGAVALVERERPDVVLLDVEIPGDDATQTVARMRQISPESQIIILSMYDGPQLLSRLLAAGIRGYLLKSVHRQELVSAVRSVRDEPDRLVLAVSRDSFAQVQGGGSKVVLTDREREILELAAQALSNYQIATRLTLTEATIKRHLHNIFTKLGAVSRIDAVNKALAASLITPRRDQPAPRPRPNPGMRGQRSFP comes from the coding sequence ATGATCACTATCGCCGTCATCGACGACCACGCGCTCTTCCGCGAGGGCCTGCGCGAGATCCTGGAGGCCCAGGATGACTTCGAGGTCGTCGGCGAGGCGGGCGACTCGCACGGGGCCGTGGCCCTGGTCGAGCGGGAGCGGCCCGACGTGGTCCTCCTGGACGTCGAGATCCCCGGCGACGACGCCACGCAGACCGTGGCCCGCATGCGTCAGATCTCGCCCGAGTCGCAGATCATCATCCTCAGCATGTACGACGGCCCCCAGCTGCTCAGCCGCCTGCTGGCGGCGGGCATCCGCGGCTACCTGCTCAAGAGCGTGCACCGCCAGGAGCTGGTCTCGGCCGTCAGGAGCGTCAGGGACGAGCCCGACCGGCTCGTGCTCGCCGTCTCGCGCGACTCCTTCGCCCAGGTGCAGGGGGGCGGGTCGAAGGTGGTGCTGACCGACAGGGAGCGGGAGATCCTCGAGCTCGCCGCCCAGGCGCTGAGCAACTACCAGATCGCCACCCGGCTCACGCTCACCGAGGCGACGATCAAGCGGCACCTGCACAACATCTTCACCAAGCTCGGCGCCGTCTCCCGGATCGACGCGGTCAACAAGGCACTGGCCGCCTCGCTCATCACGCCGCGCCGCGACCAGCCGGCGCCCCGGCCCCGCCCCAACCCGGGCATGCGGGGGCAGCGGTCGTTCCCCTGA
- a CDS encoding aldo/keto reductase, with translation MRSVSLGGQGLVAASLGLGCTALTGAYGPADPDEAMRVVRRALDGGVSLIDLTDGGGEAERLVGKAVAHRRDEALIATGPGPGPSGRLCRPEDLDRACDASLSRLGVERIDLFVVDPGAGDAPIEETMGAAGRLQDAGKIAHIGVRGLDGKRLRRAHAARPVAAVAVEYSLWRRRAERELLPVARELGMGVIAGRPLGRGFLTGRITSPVQLGTGDVRRRDPRFSPQSLETELLRLRDAQRVAADMDVGMGRLAIAWLLAQGDDIVPVPSTRDLVHLEMNLTATGILLPEPVKARLAGTFPLHDD, from the coding sequence ATGCGGAGCGTGAGCCTCGGCGGGCAGGGACTCGTCGCCGCGAGCCTCGGGCTCGGCTGCACCGCGCTGACCGGCGCGTACGGCCCCGCCGACCCCGACGAGGCGATGCGGGTCGTCCGGCGCGCGCTCGACGGCGGCGTGTCCCTGATTGACCTGACCGACGGCGGAGGCGAGGCCGAGCGCCTGGTGGGCAAGGCCGTCGCGCACCGGCGTGACGAGGCCCTGATCGCGACCGGCCCCGGTCCGGGCCCGAGCGGCCGCCTCTGCCGCCCCGAGGACCTCGACAGGGCCTGCGACGCCTCGCTGTCCCGCCTGGGCGTCGAGCGGATCGACCTGTTCGTGGTGGACCCCGGCGCCGGCGACGCGCCGATCGAGGAGACGATGGGGGCCGCCGGCCGTCTCCAGGACGCCGGGAAGATCGCGCACATCGGCGTCCGCGGGCTGGACGGAAAGCGGTTGCGGCGCGCGCACGCGGCGCGCCCCGTCGCCGCGGTCGCGGTGGAGTACTCCCTGTGGCGGCGCCGGGCGGAGCGGGAGCTGCTGCCGGTGGCGCGGGAGCTGGGGATGGGCGTCATCGCCGGCCGGCCGCTCGGCCGGGGCTTCCTGACCGGCAGGATCACCTCGCCGGTTCAGCTCGGCACGGGAGACGTGCGCCGCCGCGACCCGCGCTTCTCACCGCAGAGCCTGGAGACCGAGCTGCTGCGGCTGCGCGACGCCCAGCGGGTGGCGGCCGACATGGACGTCGGCATGGGCCGGCTGGCCATCGCCTGGCTGCTGGCGCAGGGCGACGACATCGTGCCGGTGCCGAGCACGCGTGACCTGGTCCACCTGGAGATGAACCTCACCGCGACCGGCATCCTGCTGCCCGAGCCGGTCAAGGCCCGCCTCGCCGGGACGTTTCCCCTGCACGACGACTGA
- a CDS encoding cupin domain-containing protein — MNLTRQETGARKKTGAVLRAAELEYRRHGDCFVSPVTGPHTGARHAAVDAVRIPAGRQWSPPGAAAAEQIAVVLAGAGVGTVGYEISRMRAASALHSPAGSTYSLSAGDREMTVYVWSAVPSGGGTAGAVRPGTGPAPFRSLWNGETWLTPPAANVLFRPGAGRAGLCLRCGIMQPGETLGVRPHEENEAVYFVFEGEGQFYLHDRWVDLGPGDGVFAPPGVRHGARNPHSGHLASRFVVFGGSVAGMPAYLTDDLPDL, encoded by the coding sequence ATGAACCTGACCAGGCAAGAGACCGGCGCCAGGAAAAAGACCGGCGCCGTGCTGCGGGCCGCGGAGCTGGAGTATCGGCGCCACGGCGACTGCTTCGTGAGCCCGGTGACCGGCCCGCACACCGGCGCGCGGCACGCCGCCGTCGACGCCGTCCGCATCCCCGCGGGACGTCAGTGGTCACCGCCCGGCGCGGCGGCCGCCGAGCAGATCGCGGTCGTGCTGGCCGGGGCGGGCGTCGGCACCGTCGGCTACGAGATCAGCCGGATGCGCGCCGCCTCGGCGCTGCACTCGCCCGCCGGCAGCACGTACTCCCTGTCGGCCGGCGACCGGGAGATGACCGTCTACGTCTGGAGCGCCGTGCCGTCGGGAGGCGGCACGGCGGGCGCCGTCCGGCCCGGCACCGGCCCGGCCCCGTTCCGCTCGCTGTGGAACGGCGAGACCTGGCTGACCCCGCCCGCCGCGAACGTCCTGTTCCGGCCGGGGGCCGGCCGTGCGGGACTCTGCCTGCGCTGCGGCATCATGCAGCCGGGGGAGACGCTCGGCGTCCGCCCGCACGAGGAGAACGAGGCGGTGTACTTCGTCTTCGAGGGCGAGGGACAGTTCTACCTGCACGACCGCTGGGTGGACCTGGGGCCGGGCGACGGCGTCTTCGCGCCGCCGGGTGTCCGGCACGGCGCCCGCAACCCCCACTCGGGCCACCTCGCCAGCCGCTTCGTCGTGTTCGGCGGTTCCGTCGCCGGAATGCCGGCATATCTGACCGATGATTTGCCGGATTTGTAG
- a CDS encoding MFS transporter, with the protein MNLAGLHPNLRIRIAVGFLQRLLDSMVMSFMAIYLAFEYGVAVAGVLVVTVMVLGVVGTLAGGHMSDTRGRRRTLLLGETGVCLTFALMAVADSPAWHSPALVYCGYLVNKFAASFAMPANDAMILDVTTPESRKLVYTINYWSINLALAFGALLGGFLYNGHFTLLLALAAAGTVVIAAVTYFLIAETKPDQTEEESGAPARPRGSILRDFASGYRLVLQDRAFGRLLVAATLFMSIELQLINYIGVRLARDLPEQNLLAIGSWAVRVDGVEMLGILRAENTVLVVALALVAHLVLRRVPDRVRMYAGAGLFTAGYMVLAVSDTGWVLLVAALVLTVGELMDVPVRQALLADMVPAASRTRYMAVYNLNIRVALVVASLCITVGSVLPPWGMAALYGVFGLVIIWQYRAILTPSAARAELARA; encoded by the coding sequence GTGAACCTGGCCGGGCTCCATCCCAATCTGAGGATCCGCATCGCGGTCGGGTTCCTGCAGCGCCTGCTCGACTCGATGGTCATGTCGTTCATGGCCATCTACCTCGCCTTCGAGTACGGCGTGGCGGTCGCGGGCGTGCTGGTCGTGACCGTCATGGTGCTCGGCGTCGTCGGCACGCTGGCGGGCGGGCACATGTCCGACACCCGCGGGCGGCGGCGCACGCTGCTGCTCGGCGAGACCGGCGTCTGCCTGACGTTCGCGCTGATGGCGGTCGCCGACTCGCCCGCCTGGCACAGCCCGGCGCTCGTCTACTGCGGCTACCTCGTCAACAAGTTCGCCGCGAGCTTCGCGATGCCGGCCAACGACGCGATGATCCTCGACGTCACGACCCCCGAGAGCCGCAAGCTCGTCTACACGATCAACTACTGGTCGATCAACCTCGCGCTGGCCTTCGGCGCGTTGCTCGGCGGTTTCCTCTACAACGGCCACTTCACGCTGCTGCTCGCCCTGGCCGCCGCGGGCACGGTCGTGATCGCCGCGGTCACGTACTTCCTGATCGCGGAGACCAAGCCGGACCAGACCGAGGAGGAAAGCGGCGCACCGGCCCGGCCACGCGGCTCCATCCTGCGGGACTTCGCCTCCGGCTACCGGCTGGTGCTCCAGGACCGGGCCTTCGGCCGGCTGCTGGTGGCCGCCACGCTGTTCATGTCCATCGAGCTGCAACTGATCAACTACATCGGCGTACGGCTGGCCAGGGACCTGCCGGAGCAGAACCTGCTGGCGATCGGGTCCTGGGCGGTCCGGGTGGACGGGGTGGAGATGCTCGGCATCCTCCGCGCGGAGAACACCGTCCTCGTCGTGGCGCTCGCGCTCGTCGCGCATCTGGTGCTGCGCCGGGTGCCGGACCGCGTCCGGATGTACGCCGGTGCCGGGCTGTTCACGGCCGGATACATGGTGCTGGCCGTCAGCGACACCGGCTGGGTCCTGCTCGTGGCCGCGCTGGTGCTCACCGTGGGCGAGCTCATGGACGTGCCGGTCAGGCAGGCGCTGCTCGCCGACATGGTCCCGGCCGCGTCGCGCACCCGCTACATGGCGGTCTACAACCTCAACATCCGGGTGGCCCTGGTCGTCGCGTCGCTGTGCATCACGGTCGGCTCGGTCCTCCCGCCGTGGGGCATGGCCGCGCTGTACGGGGTCTTCGGCCTGGTGATCATCTGGCAGTACCGCGCGATCCTCACCCCCTCCGCCGCCCGCGCCGAACTCGCGCGGGCGTGA
- a CDS encoding ATP-grasp domain-containing protein, with amino-acid sequence MSDLVMVMPYRAFVIKAREEGHRICAIWDPTLQTPDYLAGIADLADALVLTDFADPVAFDRSVRQAVRDFGADLVYHIGAEESMLATYRIAEDLGKAVNPARSVELLNDKLQLRRLLAEHGVSPVRFAHAARWQDVPGLLGGFELPVVVKPTELAGSRGVYLLREPGQVAEWGALLDSYGYRGPVLVEEYLRGPEYSVESLSDHGRHQIVGVTRKVLGPPPLFVEAGHVHPAQAGPDTAAMAELTAEMLRLTGYQTGPAHTEIIWTAAGPRIVESQARLGGDQIPRLVQLATGLDIERAVFRILGGRPPGTVERRAVAHISYFSLTPGEVRAVAGVEEARALDFVDMLEFPFRPGDRIPETVDWRTRHGFVVVTGETEEQAVARARHVHSLVRAEVAEPVAAGAGVPS; translated from the coding sequence ATGAGCGACCTCGTGATGGTCATGCCCTACCGGGCGTTCGTCATCAAGGCCCGTGAGGAGGGGCACCGGATCTGCGCGATCTGGGATCCCACCCTGCAGACGCCGGACTACCTGGCCGGCATCGCCGACCTCGCCGACGCCCTCGTGCTGACCGACTTCGCCGACCCCGTCGCGTTCGACCGGTCCGTACGGCAGGCCGTGCGCGACTTCGGCGCCGACCTCGTCTACCACATCGGGGCCGAGGAGAGCATGCTCGCCACCTACCGCATCGCGGAGGACCTGGGTAAGGCGGTCAACCCGGCCAGGTCGGTCGAACTGCTCAACGACAAGCTCCAGCTGCGCCGGCTGCTCGCCGAGCACGGCGTGTCCCCGGTGCGGTTCGCCCACGCGGCGCGCTGGCAGGACGTGCCCGGCCTGCTCGGCGGCTTCGAGCTCCCCGTGGTCGTCAAGCCGACCGAGCTGGCCGGCAGCCGGGGCGTGTACCTGCTGCGCGAGCCCGGCCAGGTCGCCGAATGGGGCGCGCTGCTCGACTCCTACGGCTATCGCGGCCCGGTCCTGGTGGAGGAGTATCTGCGCGGCCCCGAATACAGCGTGGAGTCGCTCAGCGACCACGGCCGCCACCAGATCGTGGGCGTCACCCGCAAGGTGCTCGGCCCGCCGCCGCTGTTCGTCGAGGCCGGGCACGTGCATCCCGCGCAGGCCGGGCCCGACACGGCGGCGATGGCCGAGCTGACGGCCGAGATGCTGCGGCTGACCGGATACCAGACCGGCCCGGCCCACACCGAGATCATCTGGACCGCGGCCGGCCCCCGCATCGTCGAGTCGCAGGCGCGGCTCGGCGGCGACCAGATCCCGCGTCTGGTGCAGCTCGCCACCGGGCTCGACATCGAGCGGGCCGTCTTCCGGATCCTCGGCGGCAGGCCGCCGGGCACGGTGGAGCGCCGGGCGGTCGCCCACATCTCCTACTTCAGCCTGACCCCCGGCGAGGTCCGCGCCGTCGCGGGCGTGGAGGAGGCCAGGGCGCTCGACTTCGTGGACATGCTGGAGTTCCCCTTCCGGCCCGGCGACCGGATCCCGGAGACGGTCGACTGGCGCACCCGGCACGGCTTCGTCGTGGTGACCGGGGAGACCGAGGAGCAGGCCGTCGCGCGGGCGCGGCACGTCCACTCGCTCGTACGCGCCGAGGTGGCCGAGCCCGTCGCGGCCGGGGCGGGCGTGCCGTCGTGA